The nucleotide sequence GGCCTAATGTCTGTGAGTATAAACCACTCTCAGAACACTTAAATGGTCTTTTCCCCGCAACACTAAGTGGTCAGGTTCTGAAATAAGGATGCTACAGAGAGAGTTCATGGGGCTTGTGGGAATCCCTTGTTAAAATTCTGCCATCCCATCCAAAAGAAGAGGTAACATTATTCCTCTCTGCCGGCTGGAGCTCAGCCTCTCAGTGGGTATTGCTAAATCATCTCTGCCAGACAAAATAGGCCCTTGGCAATTAGAAAAGTCCATATGAAGAGAAGTgccccttactttttttttttttttttaagctctgcaGTGTCTGCTGCTGTCCCTGGTGTTCATTTATCTGGTTTAAAGAAAGATCCTCTACCCCAACTAATCCACTGTATTATGctggagaggaaagcagagagctCACCAACAAGTGCATCTTGTATTACACTACTCTGCTAAAAGACACTGCATCCCTTCATAGtttggaagatgaaaaaaaaagtgaagttgtTTATACAAGAAAATTCAAAGGACACATTTCCACATGCCCCTTTCTTCATGGCAGCTCAGTTCTACCCCACAGAGCCACAAGATTTCTGAGAGGACATCTTGAAAGCTCAACAGCACATTGCCAACAGGAAATGAAGAGGAAGAACCTCTTTCTTCACATCGGTGTAAAACCAATGCTTACATGCTTTCAATAGTTCCTTTTACCtctgttttcagtgtatttctaCAGATGCTTTCAGAATATGTACTTTGGAGTGATAGCAAAAAGAAACCTGTCTTGGCAAAGGAGGAACAGAGGAAACTCTCAGCTTGTTTATATAAATTGTAAAATGCTGTAATTCAATAAAATAACTATAAAAGAGTATGtaactggttttattttatgttcCCCTGCTTTTCATCATAGATGTTCTCAGATTTGATAGCTGGGGTTTTTTAGAGCACTGCTATTCCCGATTTGAGCTTTGTAGGGCTACTGTAATAAAAAGGTGAATGACAGCAGCAGTGCATTGTGCCTCCAGATGAGGAGGCACCAGAGGAAACTACCAATGAAGACAAATGACATTCGAACAGCTGAACCTTAGGCCAGCCTCTGTGAACTGAATAATAGCTATCTTGAGCAAACAGACATGTCTTATATCCTGAAAGTCAACAAACTatggctctgctgcagcaacggagctcttatttctttttcactttctttctttctaggaATGGGTTGAATCAAGGGCTCTCTTCCCACTCCTAGTCATACAATTCTTCGGGAAGTTCTCCGCTACTGATCTCAACAGCTGATGGTAAAACATCATATTAATATTTAGCTTaacaaattgtttgcaactttgATGAAGCCCAAAGAACTAGAGACAAGTTCTCAGTTTTCCACCAAAGTTGAGCTGAATTTGAATGCACCTCTGTGTTTGAGGGAGCTCTGGAGAACGGCATTGCTTCTCAAGGCAACAACTTAACACCATATGAAAACTGGCTATGGTgagttttaattttagttttgtcTCTGCAATATTCAGTGCACCTTCACCACGCAaatacagggtatttcaaaaatatggacccaatttgaaatcactatatacGAAATAAACTATCGTCTTGATGTTGTCTGTACAGCAGGTGGAAGGAACATAATATATTTATTAAAGGGTTACTAAAACTTGctaactcattaaaccatttgtaaattttggtGTAATTGTAACACGCTGCCATCATTAAATTTGGTCCATTTTTTTGAAACACCACGTAGGTTTCTCAACAAAGTTGTCCTTAAAGTTGAATTGCAAAATGTAAACTATTGTAATGCATAAAACTTGGATATCTTGCACATGTGGAAGACCTCAGCTTCTAATTCTTGTACTATCAGCTCCAAAAGACACCTCtggaaaacctgagaactccacTCTGGCTATTTTAAGCCCTAGGCTGGTGTCTATGGGAAGACAGGGCTGCCTACCATAAACCAAAGCTTAGGACTTGTTCTCCACTCAAGGATGCTGTTATCTTGGCAGAAGACTACTGTTGGCAGCAAATATCCAAAGGTTTTCCTCTACATGAAAAATCTTATTTCAAACTGTTTCCTTTAATGCTGTCAGTTAGAGGCAGGTATTTGCAATGGGGAAGCCTATTCTAAAAGGGCTTCTAAAATGAATAGTTAGCATCCAGAATAAAAAAGAAttgttttaatatattaaatCCCAGAAGCAACATGCGTGTTTTTAAGGCTGCAGTGATTCCAGGATAAAGGCAGGAAGGCCTAATTTTAAGCCTCCATGCAGTAGCATCCCTCGATTTTACTTTTTGTACTCTGAACAATATGGAGAAGTTCTGTCTGCTGACTCTCATTGAAGCTTGCTTGCTTGCATTACTGTAGACAAGAATTAACTACCTACTTCTACAGTTTTATGTTTTGGGTCATTTCAATGACACAACTTGCATGCTGGTTGTACATTCCTGTTAGATCTTCCACAGATGAGGCTTCGTTTAGAGACTAAAAGGTTTTTACAGTTCCTTGTGAGCCAGTACATCGCTATTTCTGAGGCTCTTCTGCAGACAGAACTCcctttgaagtcaatgggagctCTGTCTGAATaagggcttcaggatttgggccTCAGGATATAAATGCTGTGATCAATCTTTTGAGCATAATGAATAACATTTTCTTGGCTTTCAGAATGATACTAAGCCAAATAGTGGCCCCAGGGATTCAAAATGGGTTAAACAGGAGAATCTGCTTTGTTTCAACCTACATCTTTATTTAGCTTTTAAATCAGCATAGTCCTCGTGCCTAGTACTGAcctgcacaaaaaaaaaccctctaacaATAAGACCAGATGTTTCAATAGTTAGTTGTGCAATCAAACCTATCACAGCATGAGACACTACAAAACAGAGCTGTGTTCAACGAAAAAAAAAACTTACTTGCTGTAGACTGACCTGTTTAGAAGTTGCAACCTGAATGTACAGTCTGGAACAAAAGACTTGAAGGCTGAGAACAGGGAGGTCTGCAGGCACTGATTCTGATCAGAACATCATAGTATCAGACACTGTGCAAACATCAGAGTTAGTGATACAAAGAGCCGACCATCCGGGTAGGCACGATACTCCCTGTCTCCTATTCCTTATAATTACTCTGACTTCACAGATGGAAAGTTCAGCTAGGGAGAGATTACATGACTTACCCAATAGCTCTCACAAAATCTAGCATGAAAACTGTCTGGTGCCTTATGGTTGAGACTATGCTCCCCCTTTTACACGATGATAACAGGACTTAAAAAATGACAGCTTCCCATCCTGGCCTTGGCTGAACTCCAGCATCCCCAGCCACCTTCCTCTTGAAACAAAAGGCCCAGGATCTTCCCATCATCTGTGATGAGAGTTTTGCAAGTGCTCGTTTTAGTGTCAGCAAGTCTAGATCTGGTGAAAAATGACACCCTGATAGGGGCAGCTGCCAGAGCAAGCAGGAGGGCAGAGTAAAACTCTTACACTTTCAACCCTCACAGGTTACCATGGATTAAGGAAATGAGGCATAACAAAAAGATAAactgaaacaaagaagaaaaagatattGCAAATTCTTGTTGCCTGAGCAGAGGCAAGAACCAGAACACTTTGCAGGCTCTTACCTATGTGAAAACATGGGTGGAGGCACACAGGTAAACAGCCCAGTTCCTTTCCTGAAGCCCCAGGTCTGATGCTGGCCCTTTtgcattttggttgggaaagtcCTGCAACTTCTGTTTCTGCCCACAGTCACTGGAGCATCTAAGAGAACTGCAAATACCACGCTAGTATGCATTGCAAGAGGAAAATGTTGAAGCCTTAAGGTGTGAAAATATATGGGACTGTCACTAACAGACAGAGAAGTGTTTTGGAGAAGCAACTCCAAAGCTGATGAGGGAACCATAAAAAGGTATTACCTGGAATACGAGCAATGGGACGCTCAAACCCAAGTTCAGCAGCTGGCAGAATTTCTCCACAGTATCAATAAGACTGAGAAGGTGTCCACCATATACCAGATATGCCCTGACACAACTGAACCTACTTGAAGTTTTAAACAAGTAAAGTCTTGTCCAGCCTACAACTTGCAGCAGTGATGTAAGCAGCCTGCTGATTCAGTTGTATTTGTAGATGGTTTCTAGGGTTCGCTTCTTTGAtttgctcttctttttctctttgttttcttttgtacatCTGGGTAATGagttcccttccctctccctccttcaacTAGGTCAAAACCACTCTGACTTTCCCAGTTTCTTCAAAGCCTTGGCTCTGTTTCTCTGTGTGGATTTAGTCCAGGTGCTAGGCTGGTTCCTCCCTAGAGGCTTCCCAGTGTGATCCACTTTCTTATCCTGGTTCCCAATCTTGAGGGAATAAGCAAAACAGCCAGCAAGGAGAGACACGTAGCAAGAGACAGCTCAAGACCAATCAGCAGTTCAATTTGTCCACCTCAAAGATGAGGAAGAAGTAATGCATATTCCCCCTCAAGTTTAGAAACAAAGAGGGGTTTTTTAGTTGTAGCAAAATGGTTCCCTAAGTCTCCCCTCCTCCCCATAGGGTGTGGGACCCTGCTCATCCCCAGGGAGCACAGAGATGCAGGGCACTCAGAGAGCCCATCCCAGGGAGCTGAGAAGAGTCCTCTTACGCAGCCCACCACCAGCACGGGGAGATGCGTGGGCATGGAATGAGCTGGCAAATCAGGAAAGCCAAAGGCAAGGGAACAGCCATGTGTGGCACTGCTCAGCCACTCTTGAGGCGACCCGCAGGGCAGCTCCTTCACAAGCCACTCTGATCACTGCTACGTGGTCCTGGCTGGCAAGAAGCACTCCGCTTTTCGGATCCTACAGAATCCGAGGTTGGTTCTTGACACGTCCTTCACCCCCAATTTGGAAACTCTAGGCAACAGAATTTGGTTGCTTATATCCAAAGTGAAGTCTGCAACTTGCTCTTCTCTGGCCTATTTGCACGTATCTTTCCTGGGGACAGGTATAAGAAAAAGGGACTGGAGCAGCTGCTGTATGATAAATTCAGACACAATCCCACTTTTTACTTGCCAAAATACCCTCTTCCCTTGCATTTGAGAACTGCAGGATAAAAAATTACATATCTCATCAAAGGATAGATGTTAAGATCCTATCTGCACTATGAATTGTAACTGTGTGGTATCTGGGCATCCTGATTTGATACAGAAGTAGCTGAGGTGGCCCCTGGGGTAGCACCACCAGAAACAAATTGTGCTCTCTGGAGCACTGCAAGCTATGAAATGATTTCCTGAAATAAGCATCTTCCTGCTGACACCCAAGATGAGGCTGACAGTGGCTCCCAGACCACAGAATATGAATGAAGCTTGTATTCACACCAGCTGTGTTGGAGATCCAGTACAACACACTGTACATCAAACGGAACAAGGATTCATCTAGGGAAAATAATTTCAGCTTTCAAAGAGACACTAAAGAAggctaataaaaatatattttcttaatgaACCTTTGTTGCTCTTGCTTTAATCTCAAAAAATCTGGATCTTTGCACATTATAACACTAATGATTACCTTTGTTTTTCATTCTTACTAATGAAATTAAATCCACAGTAAATGTGTTAACAAGAGTGCTTTGCAGCCTTAGGACCAGTGCAACAGTGGTTTCCAGATGGAAACTCAGCTTAGAACCAGGCAAATGTTATTTATCTGCATTAACTCTTTGTTGCCTTACTGTTCaagaaaataccagtgaaaaACAACGTAGGTGTGCAAAGTAGAAAGAGAATTTACAAATGGTCTCCTTCAGACTGCTTCCATCACCACATTTAGATGGTGCTAATCTCTTGTTTGTGAAGCACAGCTGTGTATGAGAAGAGCCCCTCTGAGCTTCCAGCGCAAGTGAAACAAATGGGTGGAGCAAAAGATGTGACAGGAGGAGCCCTGGGCTCTGCTTTCCGCTCTGCCACTAGGAGGGCATGACAGGGGGTAGGTAAGGCATTCAGTGCCTCTGTGGGTCAGGCTTCCCTAGATTTCATCAGTTGATGAAGCCTGCTGATGACACAGAGCTGGGATATGCAGTTAAGGCAGAGGAGTGGTAGGAGACTGTACAGAAGGAAACCAAACTTGATAGAGAGTAGAAAGCCAGAAATCGGGTCCAAGTTGTGGAGTACAAAGTGCAAGATGGTGCGCTTGGGGACCAGACTGCAGAATCTCCTCCTGCAAGTTGAGACCTCCTCAACTGAGGGCAACCGCTGGTCACTTCTTGGAAGATGATGTACATGGTGAGAACTCAAAGGGAAAAGGGCTCAAACTCCAGTTAAAGGAGAGCAGTACAGTAACAGTCAAGGAAATTATTAAGCTAGAAATGAGCAGAGCAGTGAGGCCTGTGGTGGTCTTCTCGCAAGGGTAGCTGAGACATATTCTACACTATCATCTTTCAAAAAATGGTGCTTCACCACTTTATGAAAATCAAATTCCAGTCCTATGATCCTAAGTTTTGAACTGTTTTAGCTCCTTAATTTCCAACTAGTTATGAAAGGGGAACTGTTTATTGCCTATAGTAACAGCAATGTTCTCAATGATTACTCTGTTTGTAAATTTGACTGTGGCAATGGTTTGAGTGTTACCCGCATGTTTAAAATGGAAGCAAAACACCATGTGCCAATGGATGAGTAACATAAAATGGAACTAACTGGTCCAGTTTAATAGCCTAAGGTACACAAATCACAAATATTTGACAAAAATTAGAAGTTGTAGAAAGTTTATTTGATCAATAATATTATTTCAAAGGTAGTAACTTACCTGGCACCTTATATTAGTTAAACACAAACAGGGATTGCATTTCAATATAAAAGCTTTATCTTATTAGCATGCCTTCACAATTTTAGTCATCTTAAGGCACTCACCTACTTATTACCCACTTTCACAGGTCTCATTTTCCGTTAGTTTTTCAGAAGCAATTGTAAAGTCATTTCTTGACTCCATTaacattatttttcctgttatttttcaaACCCAAATCCATGATTTCTTTTCCAGACCTTACACAGTATTTCTGTCAAGAGCTCTTTTTCCAGGTGTGAATATATTTCAACACGTATACAGAACCCAAGGAAGTACAGCtacacagattttattttaattataagcACAAGGCCCCAAGCCGAGCTTTGTTACACTTTAAAAGACATACTTCAGCTAACTGTCAAGCTACACTGCTTTTACCAAAAGGCATCTCAAACACAACAGGGCAAGATCTTACTCTACAATAAGCTTTAAAATGTAGTCTCTGTAGTGAAGAGTATTTGTTTCCGGATCTAGAGCCGTGGAGAGCATGTCCTCCATTTCTTCCTCAGTAAAAGGCTCACCTAAAAGACAGCAGAGGATTACACTTTGTCTTGATAAATACTCTTTTCAAGGCTGGCAAACTGCCCTGCTTTTCCCTTGCAGGGATCTTCTTTCAGTCCTCACACAGAGGAGAAAAGGGGCAATACTAAGGATCCAATTCCTTCACTTCTGCCAATGTGAGTCCCACACACTAAGCAAGCTGGTCTAAGGGAAAGGAGACAGAGGGGCTGGATCTTCTGCTCTCCTTTCAGTTCACTGACTCCGAAACAGCCTGTTCCTCTGCCACAGAGATTTTGAAACAATGATTTTTGTCAGAGTGAATTCTTCTAATGTGTACATTAGAATTATTATCTTTCACTTGGCTATCCTTTCACTTGTATTTACATCATGAAAGGCTTCTGGTTTTTCTCTTTCAGGAGCTTCAAAGCTGCTGATGGCCAACTGCATCCCTCTTTGAGAACAAGGTCCCCATCTCAGGATAGGTCTTGCGCAAAGCCTGCACGTTGTTTTGTACTTGTGGCAGGCAGGCATGAGTCAGCCATGCAAGAAAAGCAGGCTCTTCAAAGGATATTGAGGATTACATGATATACAACTTAAATCTGGTCTTTGAATCTCTTTGTTTGCATATGGCACTAGAATTAAGATCAAGATAATGTAGGAATGAATAAGCACTGAAACTACCTGAAACATGGAATTCTAAGCTACAATATTACAGGAGCACAGAAAATGAGGCACATTCTTGGGAAGCACAGAGATGtgcacagaatcataaaatatccACACAAGGCTGAATTattaatcataataataataataatctctaTTTTATGATGTCTGCAAGCAGGCATTATTCACCAGTGAAATGTTCCACTCCACATCCACTCCTCTCGGTAACAATACTGTTTGAAGACAATTAATCTACTCCCACAAGTTTTGGCATGCAGAATGAGGACCTCAAGATGTCAAATGCACGTGTAatgcttatttatttaaatactggCATTACAAAAGTCATATTACCTTCTCCAGTCATATATTTGACCAGTTCCTCTTTAGTAATATATCCACATTTATTCTCATccaaagcctttaaaaaaaaaaaataataaaacctagTGGGTTTAACCATACTGAATCAAGAATCAGCAGTTCTTTCCAACAATTAGGTACTTGAATATTTAGTTACAGACCTCAAATGCATGTAGAAGAACATCTTCTGGAATGGGCTGGTAGCTGAAACCATTGAATCAGAAAAGTTAAGTCACTGTTTGCCAAGCAGCTGTACTATTCTGAAAGAATACAATGTGAGTAataaaggaaagggaaaactttTTTCCTACGAGAATTTACTAAGTTTGCCTATAAAACTTTTAATTCCAGCATGACTTTTTGGAACTGTCCATATCTTTACCTCATATGTCTTTTACTATATGCTTGTTTAATTTTCCTCATGCTAAGGAGCCAGATGAATGGCTTCTGCATGTCTGGGCTGGCTGAGTGGGTTAGGAGGAATTGAAAATAACTGAATCATTCCACATAGCCAATACACTGAACAGAAGATGGCTAAACCaagaaaacaaagttttctgCATTTATGGTGGTAGGTAGGCAACAGATCACACAGTGGGACTTTGTCAGTCTAATGATCTGACAATGAGCAAAGGAGGCCAGTAGCTCTAAAAGTAAAGGTCTGTCAGTAGCAGTTGCAGAGAGACAGGAGAACTGGGCATGTGCACACGCGGGCCTGATTTCAGAGGTGGAAAGGAAGCCCTGTGAAGCAACGGAGACCTTCCATATCCCGGTAGATTCTCACCAACCCCCAAGAATACTGAAGACAAGACACTGAAGACAGGGAAGCTCTAACTCCTTGATTGTTTTGTCCAGACCTGTCTCGCTCTTTTACTATCTAAATATCAAATGTGGTTTTTGTGATCCAAATCTCATGTGCCCGTGGATAAGTGAGCTATGGACACAGTGCCCGAAAAGATAAAGTGGGTCTTGACAAGCCTGCACTAGCCTGGGGAAATTGtgtaggttttgtgtgtgtgtgcttgtgtggaGGAGAAGACAGCCCAGAGCAGCAAGGTATCATTTTGTGGAAGGGTGAACATCAGCGTGGAACCAGCGATGTGCCATGAAGGCCAGAGAAGGCAAAAGTACAGGAACTGGGAAGGCAATGCACTTGTGCCAGCACACCAGGACCTGAACGCTGCTGGCTGGTCCATGGGCAGGCATGGGCACAAAGGCTCTCAAACGCAGCCCCAAGGGGGACCCTGCTGCCTCTGGATGCTGCGAGACAGGTTTGGGAAATCCTACAGCTATTTCATGTGTAGAACACCCTCCTACCAAAGGCCCTCTGTGTGCAAATTAACTTCTCAGTAGTGGACAAGACTGAGTCTCCCAAAAGCCTTGGCtaacatctttaaaaagaaagctaAATTCCCTATAAGTAATTTTGCTTTAGTGCAAAATATCAAAATACCACAAGTTCCCGTGTACATGCAAAGATTTCTATGTACCCTTGAATAACAAACAGCGTTTTTGTTCTAGACTTTTAGATCGACAGTCTTTTAGAGTGCTCGTTGTATATACTCAACTGTACCTGGCAGTCATTTTGAGACATGAACATGAAGCTGATttataaaacttattaaaaatacattgtaaCAGACTGTGCTTCTCAGTAACTGTAACTCACATGTTCAGAGAAAGTAATGGTTATGACCCTAATTTGCATATAAAATATTTCACAGATGCAAGAAACATGTTGAATAGCAAGTTAATTCTGattcacattaaaaatacaaaagctaCACATTATCACAATTCATGATTATAAGCTGTTATTATTTATATCATCCGTACaacataattttatatataaaaagtcattttgaaacaaaatctATCCAGCTAATGTACACTGAgttaaaataaccaaaaaaaatcTCTACTCCTTCCAGTTACAGAAAATTACTGTAGATATATTTATTCAGAATCAACTCTGTAAATCTGGAATAAACTACAGACACAGAAAATCCACTTTCCATTACCTTCTGTCGAGTAGTACTTTTGTGATCACTGAAAGAAATTTTTCCAGATGAATGTATCCGGTCGGTTCTTCTTTTTCTAcctaaaaataaaacttaaataTGGCAGGTTAAATGACTCATTAACAAACTAATACGAAAACCAGAAAATTGAGGTGGTTCTTGCATTAAAATTACAAAGTCAGACTTTGAATATTTATATCAGGTTTTTAATATCACTTGGCAGCATAACATCTGAGTGAAATGCTTGTGATCAAATAGAAAGAAATCCAAGAAGGAATAATATCCCAGGCAAAACATAGGCTTGCTATTATAGACACTTAAAACAACTCAATATTGCCCTCTTGTGCTTAGAAACCATTCACGCAAAGGAACTGGATGCCCAGTATCTGATCTTATCTTCCACAATAACTCAGCCGAGGTTTAAACATTCAGACTGCACCCATACTAGCAAAATCTATCAGGACCCGAAACATTCCCAAGCGCTGTAATGTGACCACCCAGAACAGCAAACCACCGGCACGTTCCCTGGCACAATTTTGGGCTGTTCCACCCCCCCAGCCACTGGGCCTTTGGGGACGGCTCCCCGGCACGCTGCTTTGTGCCGCCGCTCCGCATCAAACATTTACCAGGCCAGACGTGAACTGCTCCGTGCCAGCTGGCTCCAGCTCCCAAGGATGTTTCTGGGCACATTTAATGTGCTAGTTTGGACATAGCCCCAGTCTAGTACACctcaaggatggaatttgttgccTCCACATGTTTCATAGGCAGAGAGAATGGGCAGGGGAAGGACCAGAGTGGCAGGCAGACCGAGTCAGGGCACTCTGAAACAGTCACAAGGCAGCCCATAAAATGCTACACAAAGAAAAGCTTCCCTCTGCCTCCTAAATAAATTAACAGATTAGCCCTGACACATTGGGGGCTCGTAGCTGCATTCTCACCGCATTCCTATACTTCCACAGGAGACAAGCAATGTGATGAAAATTGCTCCCTGTCATCCCACTGCATCCCTCTCCCCTGAAAATTTCAACTTTTACTCCCAACAGGAGCCCTCTTGATGGAGCTGTCTGTGTTGAAACTGGATGTGTGGCTGGTGGTCTCACATGGCAGCAGCGACACCTTGCTAGGCTCTGCAGAACACAGCTCAGACTGAAAGAGCGCTAAGGTAGGCACCGATTTGAAATCTCCTAACTGAGCCAGGAAAAGACGAAGTATAAAATCTTCCTCTTGAGAGTGGGGTCTGAGCTGGGGATGATGCCCAACACGTCCAGTAGCTTAAAGGCAGAGCTGCAACTGGTGCTGCATGCTCTTCTCCAGTGCTCTTGAAGGGTTTTGATTCCTGAAAGGAGGCCGCCACCGCCTCTTGCTGCTTTAGAGTGGAAAATGGCTTGGAAACGCACTATTCCCCTTCTGTTTGGGGAGCCAAGCAGAAGGGGTCTTCAGCAAGGAAACGAAGCTGTTGCGTGCTTCATGATAA is from Patagioenas fasciata isolate bPatFas1 chromosome 3, bPatFas1.hap1, whole genome shotgun sequence and encodes:
- the EFCAB2 gene encoding dynein regulatory complex protein 8, which codes for MAEEGNSQDGAVAEIEKKIIEAFEVFDQGGDKTVSIRDIGSIVRSLGCFPTEAEIHELLANVEKEEPTGYIHLEKFLSVITKVLLDRSYQPIPEDVLLHAFEALDENKCGYITKEELVKYMTGEGEPFTEEEMEDMLSTALDPETNTLHYRDYILKLIVE